The nucleotide window GGACTTTTAATTGACATTCCACACGAATACTTCAATAGAGTTTGTGATTTCAAATTACCTGCGCCACGTGAATATGCCGTTGGAATGGTATTTTTACCAAAAATCCACAACCAATATGTTTACTGTAAAGACATATTTGAAAAAGAAATTAAAGGACAAGGACTTACCGTTCTAGGATGGAGAGAAGTTCCTGTAGATTCTACTCAATTAGGTCAAATTGCTTTGGCATCTGAACCTACTATTGAGCAAATTTTCGTTGGTAAGCCCGAAGCTATTGACATTGACGAAGCTACTTTCAAAGCTAAGTTATATGCTGCCCGTAAAATCACAGAACACACTATTGCGAATTCTAAAATATCGCAAAGTTCTTATTTTTACGTACCTAGTTTATCTACTACTACCTTAATATATAAAGGTATCATTATGCCTGAAGATATTGGGCCATATTATACCGATTTACAACAAACGGATTTGGTAACTCGTTTAGCGTTAGTACACCAACGTTTCTCTACCAATACAATGCCTACCTGGGAATTGTCTCAACCTTTTAGATACATGTGTCAAAATGGTGAGATCAACACTTTGAGAGGTAACGTAAGTAGAATGCGTGTTCGTGAAGAAATCATGAAAAGTGATGTCTTTGGATCGCAAATCGAGAAATTATTCCCAATCATTCTTCCTGGAAAATCAGATTCTGCCTCTATGGATATGGTTGTTGAATTATTAACACATACTGGAAGATCATTACCAGAAGTAATGATGATGATGATTCCTGAAGCATGGGAGAAACACAAAACCATGTCTGAAGAAAGAAAAGCATTCTACGAATACAATGCTTGCATCATGGAACCATGGGACGGTCCTGCTTCTGTACCTTTCTCTGACGGTGATTATGTTGGAGCTTTATTAGACCGTAATGGTTTGAGACCTTCCCGTTATACTGTAACTAAGAGTGGTAAATTGATTATGGCATCAGAAATTGGTGTTGTAAACATTGATCCGGAAGATGTAGAAAGTCACGGTAGATTGGAGCCAGGAAAAATGTTCTTGGTGGACATGAACGAAGGACGTATCATCAATGACGAGGAAATCAAAAGCAAAATTGTTTCTGAAAGACCTTATCAGGAATGGTTAAAACAATACCGTTTACACCTGAGAGACGTTCCTTATACAAACAAAACTTGTCCAATTGAAACTATCGATTTAAAAACAAGAGAGCGCCTATTCAATTATACTTTGGAAGATATCCAAGATATGATTACGCCTATGGCTCAAGACGGAAAAGAAGCCTTGGGATCGATGGGTACCGATACCCCTCTTGCGGTATTGTCAGACAGACCACAATTAATTCCTAACTATTTCAAACAGTTATTCGCACAGGTTACCAACCCACCTTTGGATGGTATCCGTGAAGAAATTGTAACTGATATTGCCTTAAATTTAGGTCAGGATCGTAATATTTTTGATATTTCAAGCAAGCAATGCCGAAAATTAAGAATTCAAAATCCGGTTATTTCTAATGATGACTTAGAAAAAATCAGAAATATAGATATCGACAACTTCAAAGCAGAAACTATCCAAATCTTATATACTAAGAGCAAAGGTTTGAACGGTTTGGAAAATGCTTTGGAAGATATCATTATCCAAATCACCAAAGCAGTTGACAGAGGAACTAACATCATCATCCTTTCGGACAGAGGTGTAAATAAAGAATTTGCTCCAATTCCTGCTTTATTAGCTTGTTCTTATGTTAATCACCAAATGAACCGTTTGCGTAAGCGTTCTTATTTCGATATCATTATCGAATCTGCTGAGCCACGTGAACCACACCATTTTGCAACTTTATTTGGTTACGGAGCAAGTGCGATCAACCCATATATGGTTAACGAAATCATTCGCGTACAAGTACAAGAAGGTTTCATTACCGGAATTAGCGAAGAAAAAGCTGTCAACAATTTCAACAAAGCAATTGGTTCAGGTATTTTAAAAATCATGAACAAAATTGGAATCTCTACATTACACTCGTACAGAGGTTCTCAAATTTTCGAAATTGTTGGTTTCAACTCTAAATTTGTTGAAAAATACTTCCCATACACTGCTTCAAGAATTGAAGGTATAGGATTGTACGAAATTGAAAAAGAAATTAGCGAAAGATATAACTACGCTTACCCAGACGTATTAATTCCAAACCGTTTAGGATTAAACATTGGAGGAGAATACAGATGGAGACGTAACGGGGAAAGACACATGTTCAACCCTACGACTATTGCTAAATTACAACAAGCAGTACGTTTAAGCGACCAAGCTAGTTATGATGTTTATGCTAAAACGGTAAACGATCAGGCTGAGAATTTAATGACTATTCG belongs to Flavobacterium aquiphilum and includes:
- the gltB gene encoding glutamate synthase large subunit, giving the protein MKKQGLYLPEFEHENCGAGFICNLKGEKTNQIIHDALEILVKLEHRGGVSADGKTGDGAGLLIDIPHEYFNRVCDFKLPAPREYAVGMVFLPKIHNQYVYCKDIFEKEIKGQGLTVLGWREVPVDSTQLGQIALASEPTIEQIFVGKPEAIDIDEATFKAKLYAARKITEHTIANSKISQSSYFYVPSLSTTTLIYKGIIMPEDIGPYYTDLQQTDLVTRLALVHQRFSTNTMPTWELSQPFRYMCQNGEINTLRGNVSRMRVREEIMKSDVFGSQIEKLFPIILPGKSDSASMDMVVELLTHTGRSLPEVMMMMIPEAWEKHKTMSEERKAFYEYNACIMEPWDGPASVPFSDGDYVGALLDRNGLRPSRYTVTKSGKLIMASEIGVVNIDPEDVESHGRLEPGKMFLVDMNEGRIINDEEIKSKIVSERPYQEWLKQYRLHLRDVPYTNKTCPIETIDLKTRERLFNYTLEDIQDMITPMAQDGKEALGSMGTDTPLAVLSDRPQLIPNYFKQLFAQVTNPPLDGIREEIVTDIALNLGQDRNIFDISSKQCRKLRIQNPVISNDDLEKIRNIDIDNFKAETIQILYTKSKGLNGLENALEDIIIQITKAVDRGTNIIILSDRGVNKEFAPIPALLACSYVNHQMNRLRKRSYFDIIIESAEPREPHHFATLFGYGASAINPYMVNEIIRVQVQEGFITGISEEKAVNNFNKAIGSGILKIMNKIGISTLHSYRGSQIFEIVGFNSKFVEKYFPYTASRIEGIGLYEIEKEISERYNYAYPDVLIPNRLGLNIGGEYRWRRNGERHMFNPTTIAKLQQAVRLSDQASYDVYAKTVNDQAENLMTIRGLFEFDNLDPIPLDEVEPWTAIVKRFKTGAMSYGSISREAHENLAIAMNRIGGKSNSGEGGEDRTRFQPDVNGDSRNSAIKQVASGRFGVTSHYLTNAKEIQIKMAQGAKPGEGGQLPGDKVLPWIAAARNSTPFVGLISPPPHHDIYSIEDLAQLIFDLKNANREARINVKLVSEVGVGTIAAGVAKAKADVVLIAGYDGGTGASPLTSLKHAGLPWELGLAEAQQTLVLNNLRSRIVVECDGQLKTGRDVAIAALLGAEEFGFATAPLVASGCIMMRKCHLNTCPVGIATQDKELRKNFKGTPEHVINFFYYVAEELRGIMAQLGFRTLEEMIGQTHKINANKAITHYKARGLDLSSILHRPDSYKYMTVRNTEKQDHGLDDVMDFQILKDSHRALYRKEKTTLEYPIKNTDRSVGAIVSNEISKIYGHLGLPEDTLNVNFTGSAGQSFGAFSAHGLTFTVEGNTNDYLGKGLSGAKLIIKKPAKATFVASENIIVGNVCLFGAIEGEAFINGIAGERFAVRNSGATAVVEGVGDHGCEYMTGGKVVVLGRTGRNFAAGMSGGIAYIYDPENKFTNGLCNTETIEFEKVEGTEADELKTLIERHVEYTQSTKGIELLNDWGTSLENFVKVMPTEYKKALKRMETEVQMVEELTA